Part of the Sphingorhabdus pulchriflava genome is shown below.
GCCCCCAAAATGCAGCAAAGGTCAGCGCCGAACCCATCAGCGCGCCCCTTCCGGCCATATGACCACGCGGATCGTCTGCAATATGATCACAAGATCCAGAAAAGGCGTATAATTTTTGGCGTAGTAGAGGTCATATTCCAGCTTCTGCCGGGAATCGTCCAGCGACGCGCCATAGGGATAGTTGATCTGTGCCCACCCGGTAATGCCCGGCTTCACAATGTGGCGTTCGGTAAAATAGGGCAGCTGTTTTTCAAGATCGGCGACAAATTCCGGACGCTCCGGTCGTGGTCCGACAAAGCTCATATCGCCCTTCAGAACATTCCACGTCTGCGGCAGTTCATCAATACGGACCTTGCGGATAAACTTGCCGATGCGGGTGACGCGCGGGTCGTTTTTGGCCGCCCATATTGCCTTGCCCTCAGCCTCGGCATCACTTTGCATCGACCGCAATTTGAACAAGTTAAAGGGTTCGCCATAACGCCCGACGCGCTGTTGCCGGTAAAAGGCCGGTCCCTTGCTCTCAAGCTTCACCGCTACAGCGAACAACGCAATCAATGGCAAGGCAACGACCAAGAGCAGCGCACTGACCACGATGTCGAACAACCGCTTGGCAATCCCGGAAAGCCGCCTGCCCGAGGAAAAGCCGTCTGAAAAAATCAGCCAGCTGGGATTGACACTATCCAGATCAACCCGACCCGTTTCACGCTCCAGAAAACTGGAGATATCGTTGACATGGACGCCAGTGGTCTTGATGCGCAGCAGATCCTGCAGCGGCAACGCGTTGCGCCGTTCTTCCAGCGCGAGCACAACTTCGCTGGTGCCCAGTTTTTCGACAAAGTCGGCAAGATTATAGATCGCGCTGCGGCTGATCGCTTCAGGTACAACCCGCTTGCTTTCGTCGAGCGATATAAACCCAACAACCACGAAACCCGAACCGGGCCGCGCTTCCAGATCCTTGATACGCTGCGCTCTTTTGCCCGCACCCAGCACCAGCAAACGCCGTTTGAAACTGCCGCTGCCAATCAAGCTGCCCAATATCAGACGGCTTAGCGCGAGATAGCCAAAAGACAGCCCCATCGCGTAGAGCGAATTGGAACGCCACAATGTCATACCCGGTAGCGCAAAGGCCATGATAGCCATGAAGATCACACCCAGCGAAACGGCGACAATCAGCCGCGCGATGGCAAAGCGCAGCGACTGCAAGGCTTCCGGACTGTAAACGCCGACAGCCATAGCCGCCAACTGGACCGATGCGGCAAAGGTGAACAATGGCCAGATCCGGTTGCCGATATAGTCGACATGCATGCCGATCTGGTTGGCGCGGATCACCCAAGCGGTTTCGGCGGCGACAAGCAGCAGGCACAGGTCCACCAACGCCAGAAACAAGACGGCGTAAGGGACATAATGCTTGAACAGCCTGATCATCGGAAATCGCGACCCATTTTCATCGCAATCATCCTTAACCATCAAAGGTAAAGTGTCGCTTAATTTTACACATGACGCGCAAGCGCCATATTTTACAGGCATTTAGACCACGTCGCAAATGTCGCCTATCCCGACAATGGGTGATTGCAGGCGCGGTCTGCTTTCAATAGGACATGCGGTATGAAAATCACCCCGGTCATCCTTTCTGGCGGCGGCGGCACGCGGCTTTGGCCGATGTCGACCCCTGAATGCCCCAAGCAGTTCCTGAAGCTTGCTGGCGATGCAACGATGTTTCAGATGACACTGGCGCGGGTGATGGACCGGGATTTCTTCGCAGCCCCGCTGTTCGTCGGCAACGCCGCGCATGCTGCGTTGATCGAAACACAGGCCCGCGAAGCAGGCGTGCCAGACGCCCTCACCATCCTTGAACCCTGCGCGCGTAACACCGCGCCCGCCATCGCCCTCGCCGCCCTGGCCGTAGATGACGCCAAGGCCCCGTTGCTGGTGATGCCGAGCGATCACCTGATTGCAGACGTACCTGCCTTTCATGCCGCGATCATGGCCGCGCTGCCGCTGGTCGAGGATGGCTGGCTCGTCACCTTCGGTATCACCCCCACCGCGCCCGAAACCGGCTATGGCTATATCCGTATCGGGGAGGAGTTGACCGCGGCGGTAGCGCGCGTCGAACGCTTCGTCGAAAAGCCGGACGCCGCCACCGCACAGGCGATGATCGATGCGGGAAACCATGCCTGGAATGGCGGCATCTTCCTGTTCCGAGCCGACATCTATCTTGGCTGGCTGGCGAGCCTCGCGCCCGACATGCTGCACGCAGCGCAAGCGGCGATGGCCGGGGCCGACCGGACAGGTGCCATAATCCGCCCGCAGGAAGCCGCTTTCGCCGCCTCCCCCGCCGACAGCATCGACTATGCCGTCATGGAAAAGGCAGACCGCGTTGCCGTCGCCCCGGTCAGCATGGGCTGGTCAGACGTTGGCAGCTGGGACAGCCTGTATGAGATCAGCGCAAAGGACGCAGACGGCAACAGCATTCAAGGCGACACCCGTCTGCTGGACAGCGCGGGCAATCTGGTCCGCAGCGATGGCCTGCGCATCAACCTGATCGGCGCGCACGACCTGATCGTTGTGGCGCATGGCAATGAAGTATTGATCATGCCGCGCGGCCATAGCCAGGATGTGAAGAAGTTTAGCAGCTAGGTCGCCGGAAACAACCGCTTGCCCATAAAATGCGCCGCCAGAGCCCCGGCCAGTTGCGCCGCAATAAAGCCCGGCACGTCGACCGGCGCAATGCCGGCAAAACTGTCACTCAGGCTACGCGCGATTGTGATCGCGGGGTTGGCGAAGCTGGTCGAAGAGGTGAACCAGTAAGCGGCGGTGATATAGAGCGCGACGCTCACCGGCACCGCATCGGGCCGATGCTTCGCGGTGCCGATGATGGTCGTAATCAAGCCAAAGGTCGCGATAAATTCGCCCAGCCACTGCCCGACACCCGTCCGGCTATGCTGCGATAGCTGCCAAATCGGCATATCGAACATCGCATGTGCCGCCCACACGCCGAGAACCCCTGCCCCGATCTGCACCACCACCGTCGCGGCAAGCCCCTTCCAGCAGCAATCGCCGCG
Proteins encoded:
- a CDS encoding TIGR03013 family XrtA/PEP-CTERM system glycosyltransferase is translated as MIRLFKHYVPYAVLFLALVDLCLLLVAAETAWVIRANQIGMHVDYIGNRIWPLFTFAASVQLAAMAVGVYSPEALQSLRFAIARLIVAVSLGVIFMAIMAFALPGMTLWRSNSLYAMGLSFGYLALSRLILGSLIGSGSFKRRLLVLGAGKRAQRIKDLEARPGSGFVVVGFISLDESKRVVPEAISRSAIYNLADFVEKLGTSEVVLALEERRNALPLQDLLRIKTTGVHVNDISSFLERETGRVDLDSVNPSWLIFSDGFSSGRRLSGIAKRLFDIVVSALLLVVALPLIALFAVAVKLESKGPAFYRQQRVGRYGEPFNLFKLRSMQSDAEAEGKAIWAAKNDPRVTRIGKFIRKVRIDELPQTWNVLKGDMSFVGPRPERPEFVADLEKQLPYFTERHIVKPGITGWAQINYPYGASLDDSRQKLEYDLYYAKNYTPFLDLVIILQTIRVVIWPEGAR
- a CDS encoding mannose-1-phosphate guanylyltransferase/mannose-6-phosphate isomerase, with amino-acid sequence MKITPVILSGGGGTRLWPMSTPECPKQFLKLAGDATMFQMTLARVMDRDFFAAPLFVGNAAHAALIETQAREAGVPDALTILEPCARNTAPAIALAALAVDDAKAPLLVMPSDHLIADVPAFHAAIMAALPLVEDGWLVTFGITPTAPETGYGYIRIGEELTAAVARVERFVEKPDAATAQAMIDAGNHAWNGGIFLFRADIYLGWLASLAPDMLHAAQAAMAGADRTGAIIRPQEAAFAASPADSIDYAVMEKADRVAVAPVSMGWSDVGSWDSLYEISAKDADGNSIQGDTRLLDSAGNLVRSDGLRINLIGAHDLIVVAHGNEVLIMPRGHSQDVKKFSS
- a CDS encoding aquaporin yields the protein MRQRLWGEALGSFFLFATVVGSGIMAERLAGGNVAVALLGNTIATGAILYVLITMLGPVSGAHFNPAVSLVMRLRGDCCWKGLAATVVVQIGAGVLGVWAAHAMFDMPIWQLSQHSRTGVGQWLGEFIATFGLITTIIGTAKHRPDAVPVSVALYITAAYWFTSSTSFANPAITIARSLSDSFAGIAPVDVPGFIAAQLAGALAAHFMGKRLFPAT